A portion of the Pseudomonas sp. GR 6-02 genome contains these proteins:
- a CDS encoding DUF6124 family protein, with protein MTIPSNTLPDMQIDTSLTSPKGSAAAQRALDYYLKPAVSEVASEERFFDVNRNISSEEALVHASDLLRCAVATAHESANQLQGASRDLAFSTVHMIDMAKAMVERALEGNQNN; from the coding sequence ATGACCATCCCCAGCAATACCTTGCCCGATATGCAAATCGACACCAGCCTCACCTCGCCAAAAGGCTCTGCCGCGGCGCAGCGCGCACTGGACTATTACTTGAAACCAGCTGTGTCAGAAGTAGCCAGCGAAGAACGTTTCTTTGATGTGAACCGTAACATCAGCAGCGAAGAGGCGCTGGTCCATGCTTCGGATCTGCTGCGGTGCGCCGTTGCCACCGCGCATGAGTCAGCCAACCAACTGCAGGGCGCAAGCCGGGATCTGGCGTTTTCGACGGTGCACATGATCGACATGGCCAAGGCGATGGTCGAACGGGCCCTGGAGGGCAATCAGAACAATTGA
- a CDS encoding anti-sigma factor family protein, with translation MISLPPNERDLHAYVDHQLSDADRHQVEIYLAGNAEVAAQVRAWQQDAQQLRAALSGALQQPANPQLDPALIRQRLKRQSRRHLASAAMLLIAVSVGGLGGWHAREMTLVSPPLPMADAMQAYRLIAQQGMLPADYQVSDDGDMQGWLDRYFSQAHRLPNLAGAGYKPVSGRLLSTEQGPAAMVVYEDQGGHKVSFYVRPPGPKNFLLPRGSRSDGELQAEYWSDAGYNYAMVSPSDTPAAQILKQTLKF, from the coding sequence ATGATCAGCCTGCCTCCCAACGAGCGTGACCTGCACGCCTACGTCGATCACCAACTCAGCGATGCCGACCGACATCAAGTGGAAATTTATCTGGCCGGCAACGCCGAAGTGGCCGCACAAGTACGCGCCTGGCAGCAAGACGCCCAGCAATTGCGCGCAGCCCTGAGCGGCGCCTTGCAGCAACCGGCCAACCCGCAACTTGACCCGGCGCTGATTCGCCAGCGCCTCAAACGCCAGTCTCGCCGTCATCTGGCCAGTGCCGCGATGTTGTTGATTGCGGTCAGCGTCGGCGGATTGGGCGGTTGGCACGCGCGGGAGATGACTCTGGTCAGCCCCCCACTGCCGATGGCCGATGCGATGCAGGCCTACCGACTGATTGCTCAGCAAGGCATGCTGCCGGCGGATTACCAAGTCAGCGACGATGGCGATATGCAAGGCTGGCTCGACCGCTATTTCAGCCAGGCCCATCGCCTGCCGAACTTGGCGGGGGCAGGCTACAAACCGGTCAGCGGCCGTTTGCTCAGTACCGAACAAGGGCCGGCGGCGATGGTGGTTTACGAAGATCAGGGCGGCCACAAAGTCAGCTTCTACGTCCGGCCACCGGGGCCGAAAAACTTCCTCCTGCCCCGCGGCAGCCGCAGCGACGGCGAACTGCAGGCCGAGTATTGGTCGGATGCCGGGTACAACTACGCGATGGTCAGCCCGAGTGACACACCGGCGGCGCAGATACTCAAGCAGACACTGAAGTTCTGA
- a CDS encoding enoyl-CoA hydratase-related protein has protein sequence MHTLIERHDRVVLIRLNRPQARNALSSALMRELLDTLQRLDRDPGVGCFVITGTADFFAAGADIKEMYGKSYLDMVHEDYFADWEAFAALRTPKLAAVAGYAYGGGCELAMMCDLIFAADNARFGQPEIRLGVMPGMGGTQRLTRLIGKSKAMDMILTGRSMSAEEAERAGLVSRVIVASDLLEQSLAAAQIIAGFAKTATLAAREAVDRALESGLRDGLLFERRVFHGLFATQGQQEGMQAFLQKREPSFNPV, from the coding sequence ATGCACACATTGATCGAACGTCATGATCGAGTCGTATTGATTCGTCTTAATCGGCCGCAGGCCAGGAATGCTTTGAGTTCGGCCCTGATGCGCGAACTGCTGGACACCTTGCAACGGCTGGACCGCGACCCCGGAGTCGGCTGTTTCGTGATCACCGGGACAGCGGATTTTTTTGCGGCGGGTGCCGACATCAAGGAGATGTACGGAAAATCTTACCTGGACATGGTCCATGAGGATTATTTCGCCGATTGGGAAGCCTTTGCCGCGTTGCGTACGCCCAAGCTGGCCGCTGTTGCCGGTTATGCATACGGTGGCGGCTGTGAGTTGGCCATGATGTGCGATCTGATCTTTGCTGCCGATAACGCTCGTTTTGGACAACCGGAAATCAGGTTGGGGGTGATGCCTGGAATGGGCGGGACCCAACGTCTCACGCGCCTGATCGGCAAGTCGAAGGCCATGGACATGATTTTGACCGGACGCTCGATGTCGGCCGAAGAGGCCGAGCGGGCAGGATTGGTGTCGCGGGTCATCGTTGCCAGCGATCTGCTGGAGCAATCCTTGGCCGCAGCGCAGATCATTGCCGGTTTCGCCAAAACCGCCACACTCGCTGCGCGAGAAGCAGTGGACCGGGCACTGGAGTCAGGATTGCGCGATGGCCTTCTTTTCGAGCGAAGAGTGTTTCATGGTTTGTTTGCCACGCAGGGGCAACAGGAAGGTATGCAGGCTTTTTTGCAGAAGCGTGAGCCGAGTTTTAACCCGGTTTGA
- a CDS encoding winged helix-turn-helix transcriptional regulator, with amino-acid sequence MVKRTSMEGAECPVARSLDAIGDWWSLLIVRDAFDGLRRFGEFQRNLGMAKNILSARLRTLVAHGIFDLVPASDGSAYQEYVLTEKGQGLFPLIIGLRQWGEAFFYEAGEAHSQVVDRENGRPVRPLELRAEDGRLLGPQDCVRIPAE; translated from the coding sequence ATGGTTAAACGTACAAGCATGGAAGGCGCCGAATGCCCGGTCGCTCGTTCACTGGATGCGATTGGGGATTGGTGGTCGCTATTGATCGTGCGCGATGCGTTCGATGGCCTGCGACGCTTCGGTGAGTTCCAGCGCAATCTCGGCATGGCCAAGAACATTCTTTCGGCACGCCTGCGCACATTGGTGGCCCACGGGATTTTCGATCTGGTGCCGGCGTCGGATGGCAGCGCGTATCAGGAATATGTGCTGACGGAGAAGGGCCAGGGCTTGTTCCCGTTAATCATCGGGTTGCGGCAGTGGGGCGAGGCGTTTTTCTATGAGGCGGGGGAGGCGCATTCGCAGGTTGTCGATCGTGAGAACGGTCGACCGGTGCGGCCGCTGGAATTGCGCGCCGAGGATGGGCGGCTGTTGGGGCCCCAGGATTGTGTGCGGATCCCGGCTGAGTAA
- a CDS encoding RNA polymerase sigma factor, which produces MNNIDGQLREIIPRLRRFAVSLTRNPSSADDLVQASLERALSNWSAKRPEGDLRAWLFSILYRQFLDAHRRSRRYARMLEFFTGRDDAQPSVERTVIAQSTLQAFDQLSTEQRALLLWVSVEGMSYKEVAEILDVPIGTVMSRLSRARQALRQLSDGEITRPSLRRLK; this is translated from the coding sequence ATGAACAACATCGACGGACAATTGCGTGAAATCATTCCCAGGCTGCGGCGCTTCGCCGTATCGTTGACGCGCAACCCCAGCAGCGCCGACGATCTGGTGCAGGCAAGCCTGGAACGAGCGCTGTCGAATTGGAGCGCTAAACGTCCGGAGGGCGACCTGCGGGCCTGGCTGTTTTCGATTCTTTATCGGCAGTTTCTCGACGCCCACCGCCGCTCCCGGCGGTATGCGCGGATGCTCGAATTCTTTACCGGGCGCGACGATGCGCAGCCTTCGGTAGAACGCACGGTAATCGCCCAATCGACCCTGCAAGCCTTCGATCAGCTCAGCACCGAACAGCGCGCACTGCTGCTCTGGGTGTCGGTCGAAGGCATGAGTTACAAGGAGGTCGCCGAGATTCTCGACGTCCCCATCGGCACCGTGATGTCACGCCTGTCCCGCGCGCGTCAGGCCTTGCGCCAGCTCAGTGACGGCGAAATCACCCGCCCTTCCCTGCGGAGACTCAAATGA
- a CDS encoding acetyl/propionyl/methylcrotonyl-CoA carboxylase subunit alpha, translated as MSAPVLTTLLVANRGEIACRVMRTAKALGLTTVAVHSATDRDARHSREADIRVDLGGSKAADSYLQIDKLIAAAKASGAQAIHPGYGFLSENAGFARAIEAAGLIFLGPPASAIDAMGSKSAAKALMETAGVPLVPGYHGEAQDLDTFRDACERIGYPVLLKATAGGGGKGMKVVEDVSQLAEALASAQREAQSSFGDSRMLVEKYLLKPRHVEIQVFADQHGNCLYLNERDCSIQRRHQKVVEEAPAPGLTPQLRRAMGEAAVRSAQAIGYVGAGTVEFLLDARGEFFFMEMNTRLQVEHPVTEAITGLDLVAWQIRVARGEALPMTQDQVPLIGHAIEVRLYAEDPGNDFLPATGRLALYRESAEGPGRRVDSGVEEGDEISPFYDPMLGKLIAWGEDREQARLRLLSMLEEFAIGGLKTNINFLHRIIGHPAFAAAELDTGFIPRYQEQLLPAPSPLSDEFWQAAAQAFAQSQPAVLRADDPSSPWAFNNGFRAGLPTEITLHLSCEGQDRALTLGDAAAHTARLKGEYLLTEHSGLRRQHRAIRRGDALYLQWDGELRRIESYDPIGAVEASHSHQGGLTAPMNGSIVRVLVEAGQTVEAGAQLVVLEAMKMEHSIRAPHTGVIKALYCQEGEMVSEGSALVELEQA; from the coding sequence ATGAGCGCACCTGTTCTCACCACCCTGCTGGTGGCCAACCGTGGCGAAATCGCCTGCCGGGTGATGCGCACCGCCAAGGCTCTGGGCCTGACCACTGTGGCCGTGCACAGCGCCACCGACCGTGACGCCCGGCACAGCCGCGAAGCGGATATCCGCGTCGACCTGGGCGGCAGCAAAGCCGCCGACAGTTACCTGCAAATCGACAAACTGATCGCCGCCGCGAAAGCCAGCGGTGCTCAGGCAATTCATCCCGGTTATGGTTTTCTCTCGGAAAACGCCGGGTTCGCCCGGGCGATCGAGGCGGCGGGCCTGATTTTCCTCGGCCCGCCCGCCTCGGCCATCGACGCCATGGGCAGCAAGTCTGCGGCCAAAGCCTTGATGGAAACCGCCGGTGTGCCGCTGGTGCCCGGCTATCACGGCGAAGCCCAAGACCTCGACACCTTCCGCGATGCCTGCGAACGCATCGGTTATCCGGTGTTGCTCAAGGCCACGGCGGGCGGCGGCGGTAAGGGCATGAAAGTGGTCGAGGACGTCAGCCAACTGGCCGAAGCCCTGGCCTCGGCGCAGCGTGAAGCACAATCGTCGTTCGGCGATTCGCGGATGTTGGTCGAGAAATACCTGCTCAAGCCACGTCACGTGGAAATCCAGGTGTTCGCCGACCAGCATGGCAATTGTCTGTACCTCAACGAGCGTGACTGCTCGATTCAGCGTCGTCATCAGAAAGTCGTCGAAGAAGCACCCGCTCCAGGCCTGACCCCGCAATTGCGTCGGGCCATGGGCGAAGCCGCCGTACGCTCGGCTCAAGCGATCGGCTATGTGGGCGCCGGCACCGTGGAGTTTTTGCTGGATGCGCGCGGTGAGTTCTTCTTCATGGAAATGAACACGCGCCTGCAAGTCGAACACCCGGTGACCGAGGCCATTACCGGCCTCGACCTGGTGGCCTGGCAAATTCGTGTAGCCCGCGGCGAAGCGCTGCCGATGACACAGGATCAGGTGCCGCTGATCGGCCATGCGATCGAAGTGCGGTTGTACGCCGAAGACCCGGGCAACGATTTTCTGCCGGCCACCGGGCGCCTGGCGTTGTACCGCGAATCCGCCGAAGGGCCGGGGCGTCGTGTGGACAGTGGCGTCGAAGAAGGCGACGAGATTTCGCCGTTCTACGACCCGATGCTTGGCAAGCTGATTGCCTGGGGCGAAGACCGTGAACAGGCGCGGCTGCGATTGCTGAGCATGCTCGAGGAGTTTGCCATTGGCGGGCTGAAGACCAACATCAACTTCCTGCACCGGATCATCGGCCACCCGGCGTTTGCCGCCGCCGAACTGGATACCGGGTTCATTCCGCGTTATCAGGAGCAACTGCTGCCAGCACCTTCGCCGCTCAGTGATGAGTTCTGGCAAGCGGCGGCCCAGGCGTTTGCGCAAAGTCAGCCGGCTGTTTTGCGCGCCGATGATCCGAGTTCGCCGTGGGCCTTCAACAATGGTTTCCGTGCCGGGTTGCCGACAGAAATCACCCTGCATTTGAGTTGCGAAGGGCAAGACCGGGCGCTGACCCTGGGCGATGCCGCCGCGCATACCGCACGGCTCAAGGGTGAATACCTGCTGACCGAGCACAGCGGTTTGCGCCGCCAGCACCGGGCCATCCGCCGTGGCGATGCGCTGTATCTGCAATGGGACGGCGAGCTGCGCCGCATCGAGTCGTATGACCCGATCGGCGCCGTCGAAGCCAGTCACAGCCATCAAGGCGGGCTTACCGCGCCCATGAACGGCAGCATCGTGCGGGTGTTGGTGGAGGCCGGGCAAACGGTCGAAGCCGGGGCGCAACTGGTGGTGCTGGAAGCGATGAAGATGGAGCACAGCATTCGCGCGCCCCACACCGGGGTAATCAAGGCGTTGTATTGCCAGGAAGGCGAAATGGTCAGCGAAGGCAGTGCGTTGGTGGAGTTGGAGCAAGCGTGA
- a CDS encoding amino acid adenylation domain-containing protein, which translates to MCSLLPDNNTHDVWPQFGRGPTVEPEYLLIHHAIEAQAAARPQDIAAHCEGEAITYGELNRQANRLATLLRQQGVAPGDHVALFVERSIPMLAGMLAALKVGAAYIPQHVGITPTAQLRHIMDVASTRVVLTLSSLESRIPLTSQQHCICLDEFMAVASTPADDLNVACSLSSTPDRLCFVLFTSGTTGLPNGVRVTHRNVCNILLTAPGNLGMRPGLKVGQILNIAFDMAAWEILGCLAHGATLMIRGKDIAQTAEQCDVLIATPSILGTLDPLRCQQVKVVALAGEPCPQPLADRWSSFCTFYNACGPTETTIVNTMQHYRGAGALTIGKPTPNNTVYVLDEAGQLCQAGEQGEMWAGGDCVTAGYLSNPTLTAERYRPDPFLGQGRMMFRTRDLGRWTVNGELEHLGRVDDQVKVRGFRVELDSVSAALESSDRCERAVTLKLDSRHLVAFVYPVTTDIDDARRRCEERLAYYCVPSLILAVEHIPLTSRGKVDKRLLLEWAMTHQADATTRQGVGA; encoded by the coding sequence ATGTGTTCGCTGCTTCCGGACAACAACACCCATGACGTGTGGCCGCAGTTCGGTCGTGGGCCGACGGTTGAGCCTGAGTATCTTCTGATCCATCACGCCATCGAGGCGCAAGCCGCCGCCAGACCTCAGGACATTGCCGCCCATTGTGAGGGCGAAGCCATCACCTACGGTGAACTGAACCGGCAGGCCAACCGACTGGCCACGCTGTTGCGTCAGCAGGGCGTCGCCCCGGGCGATCACGTGGCCTTGTTTGTGGAGCGTTCGATCCCGATGCTGGCGGGAATGTTGGCCGCATTGAAAGTGGGTGCTGCCTACATCCCTCAGCACGTAGGGATTACTCCCACCGCGCAATTGCGCCACATCATGGACGTGGCCTCGACGCGGGTGGTGCTGACACTGTCGAGCCTCGAGTCGCGAATTCCCCTGACGTCGCAGCAACACTGCATTTGCCTCGATGAGTTCATGGCGGTTGCGTCAACACCCGCTGATGACCTGAATGTGGCCTGTTCGCTGTCATCGACCCCGGACCGGTTGTGTTTCGTGCTGTTTACCTCCGGCACCACCGGCCTGCCCAATGGGGTTCGGGTGACCCACCGCAATGTGTGCAATATATTGCTGACAGCCCCTGGCAATCTCGGCATGCGGCCTGGGCTCAAGGTCGGACAGATACTTAACATCGCCTTTGACATGGCGGCCTGGGAAATACTCGGGTGTCTGGCTCATGGTGCGACCTTGATGATCCGTGGCAAGGACATCGCCCAGACTGCTGAACAATGCGATGTGCTGATCGCTACACCTTCGATACTCGGCACACTCGATCCATTGCGTTGTCAGCAAGTCAAGGTCGTGGCCCTTGCCGGGGAGCCTTGCCCTCAGCCCCTGGCTGATCGCTGGTCCTCGTTCTGCACTTTTTACAATGCCTGCGGCCCGACCGAAACCACGATCGTCAACACCATGCAGCATTACAGGGGCGCAGGTGCATTGACGATCGGCAAACCCACGCCCAACAACACGGTGTACGTGCTGGATGAGGCGGGCCAGCTCTGTCAGGCGGGTGAGCAAGGTGAGATGTGGGCTGGCGGCGACTGTGTGACCGCCGGTTATTTGAGTAACCCGACGCTGACCGCCGAACGCTATCGGCCCGATCCGTTTCTGGGGCAGGGCCGGATGATGTTTCGCACACGTGATCTGGGGCGCTGGACAGTGAACGGCGAACTTGAACACCTGGGACGTGTCGATGATCAGGTCAAGGTCAGAGGGTTTCGGGTGGAGCTCGACTCTGTTTCTGCGGCTCTGGAGTCATCTGATCGCTGCGAGCGGGCGGTCACGTTGAAACTCGACAGTCGCCATCTGGTGGCCTTCGTCTATCCCGTTACCACGGACATCGATGATGCAAGACGGCGCTGTGAAGAGCGGCTTGCCTACTATTGCGTCCCTTCGCTGATCCTCGCCGTGGAGCACATTCCGCTGACCTCACGCGGCAAGGTCGACAAACGCTTGCTGCTGGAGTGGGCGATGACGCACCAGGCCGACGCGACGACCCGGCAAGGGGTGGGCGCATGA
- a CDS encoding LexA family protein → MDKWIELVKAKMSELKVTQEILAERIGMSQGGVGHWLNKRRQPGIAEMNRVLRALGMDYLEVAMVIREPLPSEDEEISLAQKYNPYFRYPVSDWRETGEVRDGELSTYGTSLAVSKPRFELSDYHAQGAAFWLVVVGDAMTAPTGASIAEGMLILVDPAIVPEPGKLVIAQWPGSAEAVFRKLIEEGGQRYLVPLNPTYPKALYTEECRIIGVVVQATAKF, encoded by the coding sequence ATGGATAAATGGATTGAATTGGTCAAGGCCAAAATGAGTGAACTCAAAGTCACTCAGGAAATACTCGCCGAGCGCATCGGGATGTCCCAGGGTGGCGTCGGCCACTGGCTCAATAAACGTCGTCAGCCCGGCATCGCAGAGATGAATCGTGTCTTGCGGGCGCTCGGCATGGACTATCTGGAAGTGGCGATGGTGATCAGGGAGCCGCTGCCCTCAGAGGATGAGGAGATCTCCCTGGCGCAAAAGTACAACCCGTACTTTCGCTACCCGGTCAGTGACTGGCGGGAAACCGGGGAGGTGCGCGACGGCGAGCTATCGACCTACGGTACTTCGCTGGCTGTCAGCAAGCCACGTTTCGAGCTGTCCGATTACCACGCACAGGGCGCGGCGTTCTGGCTGGTGGTGGTCGGCGACGCGATGACCGCCCCTACGGGAGCGAGCATTGCCGAGGGCATGCTGATTCTGGTCGACCCGGCGATCGTGCCGGAGCCTGGCAAACTGGTGATCGCCCAATGGCCCGGCAGCGCCGAGGCGGTCTTTCGCAAACTGATCGAAGAGGGCGGGCAGCGTTACCTGGTCCCGCTCAATCCGACGTATCCGAAAGCCCTTTACACCGAGGAATGCCGAATCATCGGCGTGGTGGTTCAGGCGACTGCCAAATTCTAA
- a CDS encoding catalase family peroxidase produces the protein MVDRSSTTGPSRPPLSTASLTLRLTGIAVVVAALAGAFAYVNGTLDPQRLTPKALINVLEKNNGVHPGFRRNHAKGVCVIGHFESSGQVREYSSAQVFNEARTPVVGRFALPAGNPYAPDNSVPIRSLALRFTQANGQQWRTGMNSMPVFPVGTPEAFYQLQQAQSPDPATGKPNPAAVPAFFGSHPEAAPFLAWIKTAKPSASYATETYNSVNAFYLVNAAGQRQAVRWSMTPVAQDAAGATAPEGADFLEKDLVQRLSAGPLRWQLNITLANPGDPVNDASKAWPGDRKVVNAGTLVLESTQPQLNGECRDINYDPLVLPSGIEGSDDPLLAARSAGYANSYLRRTSEVNQLPNAKQEAHQ, from the coding sequence ATGGTTGATCGCTCATCTACAACAGGGCCGTCTCGGCCGCCCCTGAGCACCGCGAGCCTGACGTTGCGCCTGACCGGCATTGCCGTGGTGGTCGCCGCGCTGGCCGGGGCTTTTGCCTACGTCAACGGCACACTCGACCCACAGCGCCTGACGCCGAAAGCGTTGATCAATGTGCTGGAGAAAAACAACGGCGTGCACCCGGGGTTCCGTCGTAACCACGCCAAAGGGGTGTGCGTTATCGGGCATTTCGAGAGTAGCGGCCAGGTGCGCGAGTATTCCAGCGCCCAAGTGTTCAATGAAGCGCGGACCCCGGTGGTCGGGCGTTTCGCGCTGCCTGCCGGCAACCCTTACGCACCGGACAACAGCGTGCCGATCCGCAGCCTGGCGTTGCGCTTTACCCAGGCCAACGGTCAGCAGTGGCGCACCGGGATGAACAGCATGCCGGTGTTCCCGGTGGGCACGCCCGAGGCGTTCTATCAGCTGCAACAGGCGCAGTCACCGGACCCGGCCACCGGCAAACCGAATCCTGCGGCAGTGCCGGCGTTCTTCGGTTCTCACCCGGAAGCCGCGCCGTTTCTTGCCTGGATCAAGACTGCCAAACCTTCTGCCAGTTATGCGACCGAGACGTATAACAGCGTCAATGCGTTTTACCTGGTGAACGCAGCGGGGCAGCGGCAAGCGGTGCGTTGGAGCATGACCCCGGTTGCTCAGGATGCGGCGGGCGCGACGGCACCGGAGGGCGCTGACTTTCTGGAGAAGGATCTGGTTCAGCGTTTGTCCGCCGGACCGCTGCGTTGGCAGTTGAACATCACCCTGGCGAACCCTGGGGACCCGGTCAACGACGCGAGCAAGGCCTGGCCCGGCGACCGAAAAGTTGTGAACGCCGGCACTCTGGTGCTCGAAAGCACCCAGCCACAACTCAATGGCGAGTGCCGTGACATCAACTACGACCCACTGGTATTGCCCAGCGGTATCGAAGGCTCCGACGACCCGCTGCTCGCCGCTCGTTCAGCGGGCTATGCCAATTCCTATCTGCGTCGCACCAGCGAAGTGAATCAGTTGCCCAACGCCAAGCAGGAGGCTCATCAATGA
- a CDS encoding cytochrome b, producing the protein MSAQPNHFAPLARLLHWLMALMIIAMLFIGAGMVASVSERHEWLIHLHKPLGIAILLLVVVRLAVRFSTRQPPLPADLPGWQVLAAKASHVLLYALMLILPLLGWAMISAAGDPVMLSSSLQLPSILPANTQVFAFLRKAHRYLAYLLFLTVLLHLAAALFHGWVRRDEVLDSMLRGRDRG; encoded by the coding sequence ATGAGCGCTCAACCGAACCATTTCGCTCCCCTGGCGCGGCTGCTGCATTGGCTGATGGCGCTGATGATCATCGCGATGCTGTTCATCGGCGCCGGCATGGTGGCCTCGGTGTCCGAGCGTCACGAGTGGCTGATCCACCTGCACAAACCGTTGGGCATCGCCATTCTGCTGTTGGTGGTCGTGCGTCTGGCCGTGCGTTTTTCGACCCGGCAACCACCGCTGCCGGCGGACTTGCCGGGTTGGCAAGTGCTCGCGGCGAAGGCTTCGCATGTCTTGCTGTACGCCTTGATGCTGATTTTGCCGCTGCTGGGCTGGGCGATGATATCGGCGGCTGGCGATCCGGTGATGCTCAGCAGCTCGTTGCAACTGCCGTCGATCCTGCCGGCGAATACGCAGGTGTTTGCATTCCTGCGCAAGGCACATAGGTATCTGGCGTATCTATTGTTCCTGACCGTGCTGCTGCACCTGGCGGCGGCGTTGTTTCACGGTTGGGTGCGCCGCGATGAGGTGCTGGACAGCATGTTGCGGGGCAGGGACCGTGGATGA
- a CDS encoding M14 family metallopeptidase, translating into MAGAKSSFDISANFDSGNIDVLDISNPLQALLAIRPDTRSQHFQWFHFKASGLHVGQEHWFRLNNASKSSYNKAWDGYQAVASYDHVNWFRVPTIFEGDCLRFSLEATATHAWFAYFEPYSRGRHDWLIEQALTKAGTELLATGKSVEGRDIQLLRKGTGGEGQRKVWIIAQQHPGEHMAEWFMEGVIERLEKHDDPVLNKLLASADLYLVPNMNPDGAFHGHLRTNAMGQDLNRAWQNASQEISPEVLFVQQQMEKYGVDLFLDIHGDEEIPYVFTAGCEGNPGYTPRIEKLEERFRSHLKHLTKDFQTKHGYTRDEPGKANMTLACNSVGQKFDCLSFTIEMPFKDNNDAPNALTGWSGKRSKQLGKDVLTTIADMVDTLR; encoded by the coding sequence ATGGCCGGGGCTAAATCTTCTTTCGACATCAGCGCTAACTTCGACAGCGGCAACATTGATGTGCTGGACATCAGCAATCCTCTGCAAGCATTGCTGGCCATCAGGCCAGACACTCGCAGCCAGCATTTCCAGTGGTTCCATTTCAAGGCCAGCGGCCTGCATGTGGGTCAGGAGCATTGGTTTCGTCTGAACAACGCCAGCAAATCCTCATACAACAAGGCCTGGGATGGTTATCAGGCGGTGGCGTCCTACGACCACGTCAACTGGTTCCGGGTGCCGACCATCTTCGAAGGCGACTGCCTGCGTTTCAGCCTTGAAGCCACTGCCACCCATGCCTGGTTCGCCTACTTCGAACCCTACAGCCGTGGCCGTCACGACTGGCTGATCGAACAGGCACTGACCAAGGCCGGCACCGAACTGTTGGCCACCGGCAAGAGCGTTGAAGGTCGTGACATCCAGTTGTTGCGCAAAGGAACTGGCGGCGAAGGCCAGCGCAAGGTCTGGATCATTGCCCAGCAACACCCCGGCGAACACATGGCCGAATGGTTCATGGAAGGCGTGATCGAACGCCTGGAAAAACATGACGACCCGGTGCTGAATAAGCTCCTGGCCAGCGCCGACCTGTACCTGGTGCCGAACATGAACCCGGACGGCGCCTTCCACGGTCATTTGCGCACCAATGCCATGGGCCAGGACCTGAATCGCGCCTGGCAGAACGCCAGCCAGGAAATCAGCCCGGAAGTGCTGTTCGTTCAGCAGCAAATGGAAAAATACGGCGTCGACCTGTTCCTCGACATCCATGGCGATGAAGAAATTCCCTACGTGTTCACCGCCGGTTGCGAAGGCAACCCCGGCTATACACCGCGGATCGAAAAACTCGAAGAGCGCTTCCGCAGCCATCTGAAGCACCTGACCAAGGACTTTCAGACCAAACACGGCTACACCCGCGACGAACCGGGCAAAGCCAACATGACCCTGGCCTGCAACAGCGTCGGTCAGAAGTTCGACTGCCTGTCCTTTACCATTGAAATGCCCTTCAAGGACAACAACGACGCGCCGAATGCGCTGACCGGCTGGTCTGGTAAGCGTTCGAAGCAGTTGGGCAAGGATGTGCTGACGACCATTGCCGACATGGTCGATACCTTGCGCTGA